A single Klebsiella variicola DNA region contains:
- the epmB gene encoding EF-P beta-lysylation protein EpmB: MAHIVTLNTPSREDWITQLANVVTSPDELLRLLNVDADEKLLAGREARRLFPLRVPRAFIARMEKGNPNDPLLRQVLTAEEEFIVAPGYSTDPLEEQHSVVPGLLHKYHNRALLLVKGGCAVNCRYCFRRHFPYAENQGTRRNWQTAMDYIAAHPQLDEIIFSGGDPLMAKDHELDWLMTQLEAIPHVKRLRIHSRLPIVIPARITETLASRFQRSSLQVILVNHVNHANEIDDVFRAAMAMLRQAGVTLLNQSVLLRGVNDNAQTLADLSNALFDAGVMPYYLHVLDRVQGAAHFMVSDDEAREIMRELLTLISGYMVPKLAREIGGEPSKTPLDLGLKQR, translated from the coding sequence ATGGCGCATATTGTAACCCTAAATACCCCATCCAGAGAAGATTGGATAACGCAACTTGCCAATGTTGTGACCAGTCCTGATGAACTGCTGCGTCTTTTAAATGTAGACGCTGATGAAAAACTGCTGGCCGGACGCGAGGCCAGACGCCTGTTCCCGCTGCGCGTCCCGCGCGCGTTTATCGCCCGCATGGAGAAAGGCAACCCTAACGATCCGCTGCTTCGTCAGGTACTTACCGCCGAGGAAGAGTTTATCGTCGCCCCCGGATACTCCACCGATCCGCTGGAAGAACAGCACAGCGTGGTGCCCGGCTTGTTGCACAAATATCACAACCGGGCACTGCTACTGGTGAAAGGCGGTTGTGCGGTAAATTGTCGTTACTGCTTCCGCCGCCACTTCCCATACGCCGAAAATCAGGGCACCAGGCGCAACTGGCAGACGGCAATGGACTACATCGCAGCGCATCCGCAGCTTGATGAAATCATCTTCTCCGGCGGCGACCCGCTGATGGCAAAGGACCATGAGCTTGACTGGCTGATGACCCAGCTGGAAGCTATTCCGCACGTTAAGCGTCTGCGTATTCACAGCCGCCTGCCAATTGTGATCCCGGCGCGCATCACCGAGACGCTGGCCAGCCGCTTCCAGCGTTCGTCGCTGCAGGTAATCCTGGTTAACCACGTCAACCACGCCAATGAAATTGACGATGTGTTCCGCGCGGCGATGGCCATGCTGCGTCAGGCGGGCGTCACGTTGCTCAACCAGAGCGTGCTGCTGCGCGGGGTGAACGACAACGCGCAAACCTTGGCCGACCTCAGCAATGCGCTGTTTGACGCCGGGGTAATGCCCTACTACCTGCACGTGCTGGATCGGGTGCAAGGGGCGGCGCACTTCATGGTTAGCGATGATGAAGCCCGTGAAATCATGCGTGAACTATTGACCCTCATCTCCGGCTACATGGTGCCGAAGCTGGCGCGCGAGATCGGCGGGGAACCCAGCAAGACGCCGCTGGATTTAGGGCTGAAGCAGCGATAA
- a CDS encoding peptidase domain-containing ABC transporter — protein sequence MINELFDKITSRVNFSLRRKAPIILQSEGSECGIACLAMICGYHGLEIDLFNFRHRFGSATQGATLLSLSKTAEQAQLKSRALSLDLDEIQQLKLPCILHWDLNHYVVLIKRKKNSFIIHDPAMGKRVIGIKEMSNHFTGVALELWPDNNFQQEKAKSRLRLIDLMKNISGLKNALLKIFAYSVVVEAINLLLPIGTQLVTDHVIIAHDESLLAVICIGLVMFTLFRTFISMLRAWTSLTLNTLTSIQWKTTLFDHLMSLPLSFFEKRHLGDIQSRFSSLDTIRSTFTNSIISGLIDLIMTVGLIIMLTLYGGWLVWVVIGFTLCYAIMRLATYQFYRRVAEEQVVKGARSSSHFMESLYGISTIKALDLKGRRSEHWLNINIEACNAGIKQTRFDMLFGGINTLITSIDQVVILWLGAVMVIDNEMTLGMFMAFNAFRGQFSQRASSLVDLSMQLRMLSLHNERLSEIVFTEPEKELPARRIFEENRGVALNVQNLSYQYDPFTKPIFSDLNINVLPGESIALVGPSGIGKTTLLKVMCGLLTPTHGEVVVEGLDISKIGLNNYRMSTACVLQEDRLFSGSIADNICSFEDNPDMEFVMHCAKLSNIHDEIMKMPMGYETLVGELGLGISGGQKQRLLIARALYRKPNILFMDEATSHLDLANESYINQSISSLSITRIIVAHRPSTIASADRIIDLSSKNIHK from the coding sequence ATGATTAACGAATTATTTGACAAAATTACTTCTCGCGTAAATTTTTCGTTACGTCGAAAAGCCCCTATTATATTGCAATCCGAAGGCTCAGAATGTGGCATTGCATGTCTGGCAATGATATGTGGCTACCATGGTCTCGAAATTGATTTATTTAATTTTCGTCATCGTTTCGGTAGCGCAACGCAAGGTGCAACACTATTATCACTTAGCAAAACGGCCGAACAAGCGCAACTCAAAAGTCGCGCGCTTTCTCTTGATCTTGATGAAATCCAACAATTGAAACTACCCTGTATTTTACATTGGGATTTAAATCATTACGTAGTACTAATAAAACGCAAGAAAAATAGTTTCATTATTCACGATCCGGCAATGGGTAAACGTGTTATAGGCATAAAAGAAATGTCAAATCACTTTACCGGCGTTGCACTTGAATTATGGCCTGATAACAACTTTCAGCAGGAAAAAGCAAAAAGTCGCTTACGCCTCATTGACCTGATGAAAAACATCAGTGGTCTAAAAAATGCTTTGCTTAAAATTTTTGCTTATTCGGTTGTTGTTGAAGCAATCAACCTGCTATTACCCATTGGCACCCAACTGGTAACCGACCATGTAATTATTGCTCACGATGAAAGCCTTTTAGCTGTCATCTGCATCGGTTTAGTAATGTTTACGTTATTTCGGACGTTCATCAGCATGTTACGTGCATGGACCTCATTAACATTAAACACCTTAACCAGTATTCAATGGAAAACTACGCTATTTGATCATTTAATGAGCCTGCCACTCTCTTTCTTTGAAAAGCGGCATCTGGGTGATATTCAATCACGTTTTTCTTCATTAGATACAATTCGCTCAACGTTTACTAACAGCATCATCTCCGGATTGATAGACCTGATCATGACTGTTGGCTTAATCATCATGCTGACGCTGTATGGCGGATGGTTGGTCTGGGTAGTGATCGGGTTTACTCTGTGTTACGCCATCATGCGTCTGGCGACTTACCAGTTCTATCGCCGAGTGGCGGAAGAGCAGGTTGTAAAAGGCGCGCGTTCCAGCTCACATTTTATGGAATCATTGTATGGCATCTCTACAATCAAGGCTCTCGATCTTAAAGGGCGGCGTTCGGAACATTGGCTTAACATCAATATTGAAGCCTGTAATGCTGGTATTAAACAAACACGCTTCGATATGCTATTCGGTGGTATAAACACCTTAATTACATCAATAGATCAGGTCGTTATCCTGTGGTTAGGGGCAGTCATGGTTATTGATAACGAAATGACGCTTGGGATGTTTATGGCATTTAATGCCTTCCGTGGCCAGTTCTCGCAACGAGCGTCAAGCCTGGTGGACTTAAGTATGCAGCTACGCATGCTCTCTTTACATAATGAACGTCTCTCTGAGATCGTTTTCACCGAGCCTGAAAAAGAACTCCCGGCCAGGCGTATATTTGAAGAGAATAGAGGTGTCGCCCTCAACGTTCAAAACTTGAGCTATCAATATGATCCGTTTACCAAGCCAATTTTCAGCGATCTTAATATTAATGTCCTACCTGGCGAATCAATTGCGCTGGTCGGTCCCTCAGGTATTGGCAAAACGACGCTCTTGAAAGTGATGTGTGGTCTTCTGACCCCCACTCATGGGGAAGTCGTTGTTGAAGGTTTAGATATCTCAAAAATTGGTTTAAATAACTATCGCATGAGTACAGCTTGTGTATTGCAGGAAGATCGCCTGTTTTCTGGCTCAATTGCGGATAATATCTGTAGTTTTGAAGATAACCCTGACATGGAGTTTGTGATGCATTGTGCCAAACTCAGCAACATTCATGATGAAATCATGAAGATGCCAATGGGATACGAAACCCTGGTTGGGGAATTAGGCCTGGGGATCTCTGGTGGACAGAAACAGCGTCTGCTTATCGCTCGTGCACTTTATCGTAAGCCAAATATTTTATTTATGGATGAAGCTACCAGTCACCTGGATTTGGCTAATGAATCTTATATTAATCAGTCCATATCATCGTTAAGTATTACTCGTATTATCGTGGCACACCGGCCATCAACAATTGCTTCAGCAGATAGAATCATCGATCTCTCAAGCAAAAACATTCATAAATAA
- a CDS encoding fimbrial protein — MKKNAKLLAAFVAASIISCNALAADGTVQFTGTITDASCETHIGSLTGGSNETVDLGIVPVSSFSGVGSTAAQGAGSTNVKIFLTECPAGTPTQATLKFDGAYYNGDNSYLALDSGSTASGVAILLSNPSGNALKLGEPSEPFTLNVGTGSSTELNFKAAYIQRETTISAGTANSSATFTINY; from the coding sequence ATGAAAAAAAATGCTAAGCTTCTCGCTGCATTCGTAGCTGCGTCAATCATCTCCTGCAATGCACTGGCAGCTGATGGTACTGTTCAGTTCACCGGTACTATCACCGATGCTTCCTGCGAAACGCACATCGGTAGCCTGACTGGCGGCAGCAACGAAACCGTTGATCTGGGCATTGTACCTGTAAGCAGCTTCTCTGGCGTAGGTTCAACTGCGGCACAAGGCGCTGGCTCTACTAATGTGAAGATTTTCCTGACCGAATGCCCAGCGGGTACTCCGACTCAGGCAACTCTGAAGTTTGATGGCGCTTATTATAATGGCGATAACAGCTACCTGGCATTGGACAGCGGTTCCACAGCGTCTGGAGTTGCGATCCTGCTGTCTAACCCAAGCGGCAATGCGCTGAAGCTGGGTGAGCCGTCTGAGCCGTTCACTCTGAACGTAGGTACCGGTAGCTCTACCGAGCTGAACTTCAAAGCAGCTTATATCCAGCGTGAAACCACCATCTCTGCTGGTACTGCAAACTCTAGCGCTACCTTTACCATTAACTATTAA
- a CDS encoding winged helix-turn-helix domain-containing protein, producing MDNAALFNGCMINHEVIFNANMNELRPLSGDGECVSLNAPTARCLLLLLQNSGKVISRDEFLAAVWETRGVVVSQNTFYQNISLLRKSLLKAGLSADIIITVRQKGFSVAPDTLIIPLSDEECENMNRATLTHYQNNKVADVTAESKGHSDDHVVIPLTESLAIQGNELIENKVEIPEKQSERLQVTFKMPTWLIALIVVMIVINIVVLVVLHR from the coding sequence ATGGATAACGCTGCGTTATTTAATGGGTGTATGATTAATCATGAAGTTATCTTTAATGCAAATATGAATGAGCTGCGGCCGCTTTCAGGTGACGGAGAGTGTGTCAGCCTCAATGCGCCCACTGCCAGATGCTTGCTGTTACTCTTGCAGAATAGCGGTAAAGTGATTTCGCGGGATGAATTTCTGGCTGCTGTTTGGGAAACCCGGGGAGTGGTGGTGTCACAAAATACGTTCTATCAAAATATCTCTTTGCTGCGAAAATCATTGCTCAAAGCGGGGCTGTCGGCGGATATCATTATCACCGTCAGGCAAAAAGGGTTTAGCGTCGCGCCAGATACCCTGATCATCCCTCTCTCTGATGAAGAGTGCGAGAATATGAATCGGGCGACATTAACGCATTATCAAAATAATAAGGTTGCCGACGTTACTGCCGAGAGCAAAGGTCATTCTGACGATCACGTAGTTATTCCATTAACAGAAAGCTTAGCGATTCAGGGCAATGAGTTGATAGAGAATAAAGTGGAGATACCAGAAAAACAATCGGAACGATTACAGGTAACTTTTAAAATGCCCACCTGGTTAATCGCGCTGATTGTAGTGATGATTGTGATTAATATCGTGGTGCTGGTGGTGCTTCACCGTTAG
- the efp gene encoding elongation factor P, with protein MATYYSNDFRAGLKIMLDGEPYAVEASEFVKPGKGQAFARVKLRRLLTGTRVEKTFKSTDSAEGADVVDMNLTYLYNDGEFWHFMNNETFEQLSADAKAIGDNAKWLLDQAECIVTLWNGQPIAVTPPNFVELEIIETDPGLKGDTAGTGGKPATLSTGAVVKVPLFVQIGEVIKVDTRSGEYVSRVK; from the coding sequence ATGGCGACTTACTATAGCAACGATTTTCGTGCTGGTCTTAAAATCATGTTAGATGGCGAACCTTATGCGGTAGAAGCCAGCGAATTCGTTAAACCAGGTAAAGGCCAGGCGTTTGCGCGCGTTAAACTGCGCCGCCTGCTGACTGGCACCCGTGTTGAGAAAACCTTCAAATCTACCGATTCGGCAGAAGGCGCGGACGTTGTCGATATGAACCTGACTTACCTGTATAACGACGGTGAGTTCTGGCACTTCATGAACAACGAAACTTTCGAACAGCTGTCTGCTGACGCGAAAGCGATCGGTGACAACGCTAAATGGCTGCTGGATCAAGCTGAGTGCATCGTTACCCTGTGGAACGGCCAGCCGATCGCGGTCACCCCGCCGAACTTCGTTGAGCTGGAAATCATTGAAACCGATCCAGGTCTGAAAGGCGACACCGCGGGTACTGGCGGTAAACCAGCGACCCTGTCTACTGGCGCCGTGGTTAAAGTTCCGCTGTTCGTCCAGATTGGCGAAGTGATCAAAGTGGATACTCGCTCTGGCGAATACGTATCCCGCGTGAAATAA
- a CDS encoding HlyD family secretion protein → MAQNIYRKEAIEYKKYHWKGKALLLAGMPAWLITLLACTFLIVLIFMLIFFNYTQRINVYGEVVTLPHSINVFAPQQGFVVKQFVNIGDVVKKGTPLYELDVSRHTTSGNVSLAMTEVIDEKISNAKEIIQKITENKKETVDALNDQLTSVESSLHETVRMLANTQAGLKKMRTNLSSYDDYLKKGLITKDQYNYQHNLYFQQQSSYQSLTSQKMQLETQLTQLKSDMVTKSADFDNQISSQKNQINDYKNQRVESSANDNAIIKATADGKIESLAVTSGQMVDRGSSLAQIKPIGNVEYYLMLWLPNNSIPYIKVGDTINIRYEAFPSDKFGQFPGKVATISTVPASRQELQEYNNVGNAANQQDITLYKALVSIEDSSFRYNDKVLTLSNGLKAEATVFLEERPLYMWMFTPFYKISHSVNGPIND, encoded by the coding sequence ATGGCACAAAATATTTATCGCAAGGAAGCGATCGAATATAAAAAATATCACTGGAAGGGCAAAGCACTTCTGTTGGCAGGGATGCCTGCCTGGCTAATTACCCTGCTGGCGTGTACCTTTTTAATCGTCCTAATATTCATGCTGATTTTTTTTAACTATACCCAGCGCATTAATGTGTATGGTGAAGTCGTCACGTTACCGCACTCCATCAACGTTTTTGCTCCGCAACAGGGTTTTGTCGTTAAGCAATTTGTTAACATCGGTGATGTTGTAAAAAAAGGAACTCCGCTCTACGAACTTGATGTCTCCAGACATACCACCAGTGGTAACGTTAGTCTGGCTATGACAGAGGTGATCGATGAAAAAATCAGTAATGCAAAAGAAATTATTCAGAAGATTACCGAAAACAAAAAAGAAACTGTTGATGCGCTAAATGACCAGCTCACCAGCGTAGAATCTTCTCTACATGAAACCGTGCGTATGTTGGCAAATACTCAAGCTGGCCTGAAAAAGATGCGTACCAATCTTTCCAGCTACGATGACTATCTTAAAAAGGGGCTAATTACTAAAGATCAGTATAATTATCAGCATAACCTTTATTTTCAACAGCAGAGTTCCTACCAATCGCTTACCAGCCAAAAAATGCAACTGGAGACGCAGTTAACACAGCTTAAGAGCGATATGGTGACTAAATCTGCTGATTTTGATAACCAGATCTCAAGCCAAAAGAACCAAATCAATGACTATAAAAATCAGCGTGTCGAGTCTAGCGCAAACGACAATGCTATCATTAAAGCAACTGCCGACGGAAAAATAGAATCATTAGCAGTGACTAGCGGTCAAATGGTTGATCGTGGCAGCAGCCTTGCACAGATTAAGCCCATCGGGAATGTTGAATATTATCTAATGCTTTGGCTACCTAACAATAGTATTCCCTATATTAAGGTTGGGGACACCATAAATATTCGTTATGAAGCCTTTCCTTCAGATAAATTTGGACAATTTCCTGGTAAGGTAGCGACTATCTCAACGGTTCCTGCCTCTCGACAAGAGTTACAAGAGTATAACAACGTTGGTAATGCGGCTAACCAACAAGATATCACTTTATATAAGGCCTTAGTATCTATAGAAGACAGTTCATTTCGCTATAACGATAAAGTTTTAACACTTTCAAACGGACTAAAAGCAGAAGCAACTGTCTTCCTGGAAGAGCGACCACTTTATATGTGGATGTTTACTCCTTTCTATAAAATCTCTCACAGTGTAAATGGGCCGATCAATGATTAA
- a CDS encoding molecular chaperone, protein MRIFLSFFLSIVTVIFNITNAQAGVVIGGTRLVYPEGKKEINITVENKENFPYLIKTFLEKGSIESSAGYFMITPPLFRLDAQQKSVLRIFNASSAMPADRESLFYFNVTSIPAATDEDAKQNTLQIAVRNRMKLFYRPKALADDTPENVTTKLTWQITGGKLKVINPTGYYMNFSTVKVNNSLVKDALLLAPFSSNEYALPNGVSSGTVIWKIINDQGGIGPEHKTTL, encoded by the coding sequence ATGCGTATTTTTCTATCATTTTTCCTGTCAATAGTAACGGTTATCTTTAATATTACAAACGCTCAAGCGGGAGTTGTGATTGGCGGTACTCGTCTTGTTTATCCGGAAGGTAAAAAAGAGATAAACATAACAGTCGAGAATAAAGAGAACTTTCCGTATTTGATAAAAACCTTTCTTGAGAAAGGAAGCATTGAATCATCTGCCGGTTATTTTATGATCACGCCGCCACTTTTCCGGCTTGATGCACAACAAAAGAGTGTTTTACGTATCTTCAACGCAAGCAGTGCGATGCCGGCAGATCGAGAATCTCTCTTTTACTTTAACGTAACCTCCATCCCGGCAGCGACAGATGAAGATGCGAAGCAAAATACTTTGCAAATCGCTGTACGTAATCGGATGAAACTATTTTATCGGCCAAAAGCACTTGCCGATGACACACCAGAAAATGTTACAACAAAGTTGACCTGGCAAATAACTGGAGGAAAACTCAAAGTCATAAACCCTACAGGTTACTATATGAATTTTTCTACTGTAAAAGTTAATAACTCCTTGGTAAAGGATGCGCTATTACTCGCGCCATTCTCAAGTAATGAATATGCACTCCCCAATGGCGTATCAAGCGGGACCGTAATCTGGAAAATCATAAACGACCAAGGCGGTATAGGGCCGGAACATAAAACCACATTATAA
- a CDS encoding fimbria/pilus outer membrane usher protein, whose protein sequence is MVVKFRYTTYSLALMSACLTCLSSNVIARDFFNPAFLNGMNGSDRVPDLSAFEHENSQSPGKYRVDIIVNDAFIDTRDVEFTTKTNSSGKDSSTLQPCLSVKDFRAFGIRTDSFPNLIDNTLGCADISVIPEATYEFIFNTQTLRFNLPQAALSPAIRGYVSPDQFDDGITALLMNYQFNGSNSYARRSNISDTENYNLNMQPGLNLGPWRLRNYTTWNKSDSDSSSGDWDTVYTYVERNIPTIKSVLTMGESSSNADIFDSVPFTGAQLATDDQMDADSIQGYAPVVRGIARTNAKVLIKQNGYLIYQSYVRPGAFEISDMYSTGGSGDLYVTVEESDGSRQEFVVPYASLPVLRREGSLKYSITSGQYRPYDGAVDETPFTQATASYGLPYGATTFGGFQSSSKYQSVAVGIGQNMGDFGAVSVDVTQAWSTLKNQDKTSGQSWRIRYSKNLTDIGTNLSIAGYRYSTSGYNTLGDVLNSYRNSGSYSYDRVRNRTEATISQNMGRSLGSLTLNGVVEDYWNEDRRNTSLSVGYNNTWKLVNYSLNYSYNRSSQINGDSNRHYDSDKLFSLTLSLPFSSLLPNTWVTYSMNTGNPGSTTNSVGLNGTTLADNNLSWNVQQSYDNEQYASGSAGMDYSGTYGEVFGSYDYDHNAQRVNYGASGSVVLHENGLTFGQQLGDTAALVKAPGVTDTRILNETGVKTDFRGYAIVPYLTPYRYNEVMLDSETFADNVDMDITSQKVVPTRGAISRANFSGNVGLRAIIRLVDTLNNPLPFGATVSDPAQENYSSIVNDNGMVYLTGLQETGSLKVQWGKKSTQMCTAAFSLQTAAQNAGITQSQAVCR, encoded by the coding sequence ATGGTTGTTAAATTTAGATACACCACCTATTCTCTTGCGTTGATGAGTGCCTGTCTTACTTGCTTGAGCTCAAATGTCATTGCGCGAGACTTTTTCAACCCGGCATTTTTGAACGGTATGAACGGTTCGGATCGCGTGCCAGACCTCTCAGCTTTTGAGCACGAAAACTCGCAATCTCCCGGTAAATATCGTGTTGATATCATTGTTAATGATGCGTTTATTGATACCCGTGATGTTGAATTTACCACTAAAACAAATTCCAGCGGTAAGGACAGTAGCACTCTCCAGCCATGTTTAAGCGTAAAAGATTTTCGTGCTTTTGGTATCAGAACCGATTCATTTCCAAACTTAATTGATAACACGCTCGGATGTGCAGATATCTCTGTGATTCCTGAAGCGACTTACGAATTTATTTTCAATACGCAAACATTAAGATTTAACTTGCCACAGGCCGCACTGAGTCCTGCTATTCGTGGTTATGTATCCCCGGACCAGTTTGATGATGGTATCACTGCTTTGTTGATGAATTATCAGTTCAACGGTTCTAACAGCTACGCGCGCCGGTCCAATATCAGCGACACAGAGAACTATAATCTCAACATGCAACCAGGCCTCAACCTGGGCCCGTGGCGCTTGAGGAATTATACCACATGGAACAAGTCTGACAGTGATTCAAGCTCAGGAGACTGGGATACTGTTTATACCTATGTAGAACGCAATATTCCAACAATTAAAAGCGTATTAACAATGGGCGAAAGCTCATCTAATGCAGACATTTTTGATAGTGTGCCTTTTACAGGTGCTCAGTTAGCTACTGATGACCAAATGGATGCCGATAGTATTCAGGGATATGCTCCTGTTGTCCGCGGGATAGCCAGAACAAATGCTAAAGTATTAATTAAGCAAAACGGATATTTAATCTACCAATCCTATGTGCGTCCCGGGGCTTTTGAAATTTCTGATATGTACTCTACCGGTGGTAGTGGCGACCTCTATGTTACCGTAGAGGAATCAGATGGTAGTCGGCAAGAGTTCGTTGTACCTTACGCTTCCCTGCCAGTTCTGCGTCGTGAAGGCAGTCTGAAATACAGTATCACTTCTGGACAATATCGCCCCTACGATGGTGCCGTTGACGAGACTCCATTTACACAAGCCACAGCCAGCTATGGTTTACCGTATGGTGCCACCACGTTTGGAGGCTTTCAGTCATCCTCAAAATACCAGTCTGTTGCGGTCGGTATTGGACAAAATATGGGTGATTTTGGTGCGGTATCCGTCGATGTCACACAAGCGTGGTCAACATTAAAAAATCAGGATAAAACATCGGGTCAGTCCTGGCGCATACGCTATAGTAAAAACTTAACCGATATCGGGACAAACTTATCCATTGCAGGCTATCGCTACTCAACGTCTGGTTATAATACGTTAGGTGATGTGCTAAACAGCTATCGCAATAGCGGTAGTTATTCATACGACCGTGTTCGCAATAGAACAGAAGCGACAATTAGCCAGAATATGGGACGCTCACTGGGATCATTAACGCTCAATGGTGTAGTTGAAGATTACTGGAATGAAGATCGCCGGAATACTTCACTTAGTGTAGGTTATAACAATACATGGAAACTGGTTAATTATTCACTTAATTATTCATACAATAGATCCTCACAAATCAATGGTGACTCAAATCGACACTACGACAGTGATAAATTATTTTCACTAACCTTAAGTCTGCCATTTAGCAGTTTGTTACCAAATACCTGGGTCACATACTCAATGAATACAGGGAATCCAGGCTCAACAACTAACAGTGTTGGGCTAAATGGCACCACCCTGGCTGATAACAATTTAAGCTGGAACGTTCAGCAATCTTATGATAATGAACAATATGCTAGTGGCAGCGCCGGTATGGATTATAGCGGAACCTATGGAGAAGTTTTTGGCAGCTATGACTATGATCACAATGCGCAGCGCGTAAACTATGGCGCATCAGGCAGCGTTGTTCTTCATGAGAACGGATTAACATTTGGCCAACAATTAGGCGATACTGCAGCCCTGGTTAAAGCACCAGGAGTGACAGACACCCGGATATTAAATGAAACCGGTGTGAAAACAGATTTCCGCGGCTATGCGATTGTCCCGTATCTGACGCCTTATCGTTATAATGAAGTTATGTTGGATAGTGAAACTTTTGCAGACAACGTCGATATGGATATTACAAGTCAAAAAGTTGTCCCCACCCGCGGTGCCATATCCAGAGCAAACTTTAGCGGTAATGTTGGATTAAGAGCAATAATTAGATTGGTTGATACTTTAAATAATCCTTTACCTTTCGGTGCCACGGTATCTGACCCTGCGCAGGAAAATTATAGCAGTATTGTTAACGATAATGGCATGGTATACCTAACCGGACTTCAAGAGACTGGCTCGTTGAAAGTACAGTGGGGTAAAAAATCGACCCAGATGTGTACTGCTGCATTCTCATTACAAACTGCTGCGCAGAACGCAGGGATAACACAGTCTCAAGCGGTCTGCCGCTAA
- a CDS encoding fimbrial protein, whose product MRVTRKNILHISLLLAATSLAIGKAQAADCSVSANKVNITINSLKIDPDAPVGSVLKVQQVNTRNYPAAFNCGTQALWYGSTMGSNFSTESAISGVYETGLTGIGIRVTDIVYRSQYAPYTQSPAMGSWSGSNATGTVKIEIIKTGEIPTVNKGKFKTGTLVTAKVNSRATSVGAKQFYEINIANGPAGGWTAKSCTLSNSNRNQTVQMGTISKSDFNSGGYGPVKNFKLVINCPDGIPTDAPVKISFERMTSGASDGFMDVDSTVANAAQNVGVEVRDNNNTLLKFSSDYTYTSSSVSNKELTLPMTARYKAATTVGNIGPGTANTGMTVTIDQD is encoded by the coding sequence ATGAGAGTTACTAGAAAAAATATATTGCATATAAGCCTGTTGCTCGCGGCTACGTCTCTGGCTATCGGCAAGGCTCAGGCGGCAGACTGCTCTGTTTCGGCCAATAAGGTGAATATCACTATTAATTCACTTAAAATCGATCCCGATGCGCCAGTAGGCAGTGTATTAAAAGTACAGCAGGTAAATACCCGAAATTATCCCGCCGCCTTTAACTGTGGAACGCAGGCGCTGTGGTATGGGTCAACGATGGGATCTAATTTTAGTACAGAATCTGCTATTTCAGGAGTTTATGAAACAGGGCTAACCGGTATCGGCATCCGTGTTACGGACATTGTCTATCGTTCACAGTATGCCCCCTACACTCAAAGCCCTGCCATGGGTTCATGGAGCGGTAGCAATGCCACCGGTACGGTAAAAATAGAAATTATCAAAACGGGTGAAATTCCTACTGTTAATAAAGGAAAATTTAAAACAGGTACGCTGGTCACTGCTAAGGTTAATTCACGTGCCACTTCTGTCGGTGCCAAGCAATTTTATGAAATTAACATTGCCAATGGGCCTGCCGGAGGGTGGACGGCGAAAAGTTGTACCTTAAGTAACTCAAACCGTAACCAGACAGTACAGATGGGGACTATCAGTAAGAGCGACTTTAATAGTGGCGGCTACGGTCCGGTGAAAAACTTCAAACTGGTGATTAACTGCCCCGATGGCATCCCAACCGATGCGCCGGTGAAGATTTCCTTCGAGCGAATGACGTCTGGTGCAAGTGACGGCTTTATGGATGTTGATTCCACAGTCGCAAATGCAGCCCAGAACGTAGGTGTTGAGGTCCGGGATAATAATAATACCCTACTTAAATTCTCTTCTGATTATACTTACACCAGTTCAAGCGTAAGTAACAAGGAGCTCACATTACCAATGACTGCCAGATATAAGGCTGCAACCACTGTTGGCAATATCGGCCCAGGAACGGCAAATACGGGCATGACGGTAACCATCGATCAGGATTGA